In Aliamphritea ceti, a single window of DNA contains:
- a CDS encoding capsule biosynthesis protein, translated as MHSDKKVFLLLQGPPSGFSALLSKGLQQNGATCFKINLCLGDWLFWQGPGAINYRGKLAGWKSFLSNFIKQNHVTDLVYYADRLPYHRCAMDIAQELGINAITYENGYLRPYWITLEHGGMSRLSHFPIDPDHILKAGKKLPAPTIQKGLHHPFWQEAWNEVVYNLANYFDFLFFRNYQADKVYNPLYEYINYIPRLFKAKKNEKAALTIVKKLKGGRFFLFPLQMQNDYQLRENSPFNHQREAISLAISALKDSAEHETHLLFKVHPMDNGIEDWLNIISEETSRYNLNGRVWCVDGGNLDHMLIDCAGTITINSTVGVIAIQKLKPVLTLGDAMYDIPGLTSQQSLTNFFIQPATPTPHLVEAFVRLMAATIQVHGSFISKKGRKIAIEEMSDRLINNTVNQPDAFLPLPPRQKKILP; from the coding sequence TTGCACAGTGACAAAAAAGTTTTTCTTTTATTACAAGGACCTCCGTCGGGGTTTAGCGCTTTACTCAGTAAGGGATTACAACAGAATGGAGCAACATGTTTTAAGATTAATCTTTGCCTAGGCGACTGGTTATTTTGGCAAGGACCCGGTGCAATTAACTACCGTGGAAAATTAGCAGGCTGGAAATCATTCCTGAGTAATTTTATTAAACAGAACCACGTTACAGATCTCGTTTATTATGCCGACAGGTTACCTTACCACCGCTGTGCAATGGATATTGCACAGGAACTCGGAATTAATGCGATTACTTATGAGAACGGCTACCTAAGGCCTTATTGGATCACACTAGAACACGGCGGTATGTCGCGCCTATCTCATTTTCCAATAGATCCAGATCATATACTCAAAGCAGGAAAGAAACTCCCTGCACCGACAATACAAAAAGGTCTCCACCACCCGTTCTGGCAAGAAGCATGGAATGAGGTCGTCTATAATCTTGCGAATTATTTTGACTTTCTGTTCTTCCGTAACTACCAAGCGGACAAGGTCTACAATCCACTATACGAATACATTAATTATATTCCTCGCTTATTCAAAGCTAAAAAAAATGAAAAAGCAGCCCTCACCATTGTAAAAAAACTGAAAGGTGGCCGCTTTTTTTTATTCCCCTTACAAATGCAAAATGATTACCAATTACGTGAAAATTCACCCTTCAACCACCAACGAGAAGCTATCAGCTTAGCTATTAGCGCGTTAAAAGACAGTGCTGAGCATGAAACCCACCTTCTTTTTAAAGTTCATCCAATGGACAACGGAATTGAAGATTGGTTAAACATCATTAGTGAAGAAACAAGCCGCTATAATTTAAACGGTAGAGTATGGTGCGTCGATGGTGGCAACCTCGACCATATGCTAATCGATTGCGCGGGGACCATCACAATAAATAGTACAGTTGGTGTTATCGCTATTCAGAAATTAAAGCCTGTGCTCACACTTGGCGATGCAATGTATGACATCCCTGGACTCACGAGCCAGCAAAGCTTAACAAACTTTTTTATACAACCCGCTACGCCAACCCCACATTTAGTAGAGGCATTCGTTCGATTGATGGCCGCAACAATTCAGGTTCACGGTAGCTTTATCTCAAAAAAAGGACGAAAAATAGCCATAGAGGAGATGAGTGACCGATTAATCAACAACACGGTTAACCAACCGGATGCATTTCTACCACTCCCTCCGCGCCAAAAAAAGATACTCCCTTAA